DNA sequence from the Methanofollis formosanus genome:
CGGGAGGTGATCAGGGAGGTGCTTGAGGGGAGGAGATAATATGGCCTTGTAGAATCAGGCATGAGTCGAGAGCACGCCTCAGGCATACCCCATGAAATGTTTTTCATGGAGGTCATCCCAAAACTCTCCAGATCATGATCCCACATGCGAACATGATCAATCCAAGGAATGATTCTTCTTTTCTTTCGTGCCTTGGAGCAATCTTCTTAAATGCTTCAATCCAACTAAAAAATCGTTCGATGGCTCCTCTTTTCTTGTAAAGTTCTGGATCAAAGGGTACTGTTCTTTTATTCTCTGGATCTTTTGTGTTTCTTGTATTTATTGGAATATTGCTCTTTATTCTGTTTTGGTCATTGTATGCCCTTATTTTTATTGAATCGTACGCTGGATCTGCGGATATGAATATTGGTTTGAATTTATTTCCGAAAAACGTGAATCCTTCAAGGGTTTGTGTATAAAGTGTTGAATCATGATTATTTGCAGGGGATACAACACAAGAAAGGGGTCTACCGTTTCGATCGACCAATACGCTCAGTTTGTTCCCTTTTATTTTCTTATGGCCATCAAATCCGATGATACCCCTTTTTTTGCGGGAATAGACTTTGTATCAATCGAACAATGGGACAGATCAACGATTTTGAGATCGTATCCTCGCTGAAGGAGATCAAAAAATATCGCCTGATAGGCACTTTTCTCACATAGATATTGATGAAATCGATGTACCGTCGATTTGGTTCCATATTTTTCAGGAACATCGCTCCATGTACATCCTGTAGTAAGAACAAAGAGAATTCCATTCATTAAAAGACGAAGATCAGAACGCGGTCGTCCAGTGGGAGGCTTCTGAGGGGGAAGGTAATCGCTGATGATTGACCAGAGGCTATCATCGATCTCGCTGAATGCCACGATATAAAGGTTTAATCCAATATGATTTATAATTCGGCAATGTGACTAGAGGATCACTTTTGGGATATGCTCATGGTAAACCATCCTCTTTTCATCATCTCAACCCCCCTCTGATCTGCATCCATCGCCTTCTTTCATGCTTGCGCCGGGGGCGCTGCCCCCGGACCCCCCACGACGAAGATAGCCGGGGGGCGGCATGATGCTCGACTTCTACTCGCTCCTCGTTCGTAAGGATGAGGGGCAAGAATTGATCCAGTTCTGATATGATATTTTCATCCCATATGCTTGAGGCGTGCTTTCCCCTCATAAAAAATTACCATGAAAATGATCCTGACGATCCGCTCTTCAGGTTTGCATGAGAGTCTGAACTTGCCATATCCCGTTGAAGCTGATACGCAGAGGATAGAAAATTCCTCTGGTGGATCAGCCGCCTCGAATCGTCAAATCTCTCCTACAATCTCGCGCCGGGGGAAACCCCCGGACCCCCACGACGAAGATAGGTGGGGGCGGCGATGGAACACGATCCCCCCAGATTCTCCTGTCTTGAATAGAGAGAGAGCAAACGACGAGAAATTTTCATCCCGTATGCTTGAGCCAGAGGTTCATGCCTGATTCTACAGAGCCGATAATATTGCATCTTCTGCCGTGCCGTCCCCCTGCCAATTGTCCCGGCGTGGGGGTCCGGGGGAACCCCTGACCCCCTTATCAGGGAGAAAAGAGCCAGACGAGATCTAGCCGAAAAAATGTGACCTCACCTCCCACTCCCTCGCCGACACGAACCAAACGATCCCTTTATTGCCGGGCATGTCCTGGAGACACCTGGTGAGAGCATGATCTCGCACACGATGCTTGAGGCGCTGAACCGCCAGATCAACCGTGAACTCTACTCGGCCTACCTGTACCTCTCGATGTCGGCCTGGTTCTCGGACCGCGGCCTCCCCGGTTTTGCGAACTGGATGCAGGTCCAGGTAAAGGAAGAACAGTTCCACGCGATGAAGTTCTACGACTACTGTATCGCACGGGGCGGACGGGTGACGATGCTCCCGATCGAGGCACCCCCCAACGAGTGGGAGTCGCCGCTTGCGGTCTTCGAGGCCACCTATGCCCACGAACAGCGGGTGACGAAGATGATCAACGACCTCGTCGACCTTGCCATGGCCGAGAGGGACCACGCCACCACCAACTTCCTCCAGTGGTACGTGGACGAGCAGGTCGAGGAAGAGGCCAACGACACCGAGATCATCGGGAAACTCCAGTTGATCGGGGACGAGACCAACGGGCTCTTCATGCTCGACAAAGAACTCGGGACCAGGGTCTTCACGCCGCCGACACAGGGGGCGCCCTGAAATCCTTTTTTTATCTCTCGAGAATTTGAAGTCCAAACTCTACAAAAATATTGGCTTTGTAGAAATGCTCTTGATGGTTATCTCTGCGGGGGGCTGGCCGCCCCCCGGACCCCCCGCATCACGATAGGGAGGTGGACTGCACCCCCCTCTCTGTGGTCATCTCTCCGCCTTCCCAACCCTATCGCAATCCCGGGGGTCCGGGGGCAGCGCCCCCGGCGTGAGCATGAGGGAAGGCGATGGAATGAAGGTCACAGGGGGTTGAGGTGATGAAAAGAGGATGGTTTCTACAGAGCCAAAATATTGGATTATTCCAGCCATTTTAAGAGGAATTATGGCCCTGTAGAATTGAGCATGAACTCGCGGCTCAAGCATACGGGATGAAAATTCTCGTTGGTCTCGAGGGTGTGTGGATCCGTGCTCCTTCGTCGGAGCAGGACACTCCCTCGGGCCAACACCTCCTTGCCGCCCCCGCCCATCCTCGTCGTGGGGGGACCGGGGGGGGGCAAGCCCCCCGCAGAGATAGTCATCAAGAGGTTTTACCATGAAAATGATCCTGACGATCATCTCTCCAGGTTTCCATAATGGTTTGAATCCACCACCCGCCTTCAGGACTGATACAGATATTGCAGATGCATCTCCTGAATGATCGGGCCTCTGCCTTCCCGGCCCTATCTTCGTCCCGGGGGTCCGGGGGCAGCGCCCCCGGCACCGATGTTTGGGAAGGCGTGATAGATCCGATGTGCCGCCCTCATCGTAGAATCGTTCCTGGAATCTCGCACCGGGGGGTTGCACACCCCGGACCCCTCACGACGAAGATGGGTGGGGGCGGCAACGAAGTGGTCGCCCTATGTGGTGTCCTGCTCCGAAGAGGGAGCAAGGATCCACTCACTAGAGACCACCAAGAATTTTCATCGCGTATGCTTGAGCCCAGGGTTCATGTCCGATTCTACAAAGCCGAAATTATAATCTTAAAGGCTATTTTCAGCCCATGAGCCGGCGACGGGCTCATCGGGGGCACCAACCTCCGGGGTTTCTTTCCCCATCTGCATCCCCGGACCAGTCCGCAGGGTGGTCGCCGCCGAGGACTGAAAACCCCTCTTTTTTTCGTCCGGCCTTCAATGAACGCCCCCGCCCAGGTTCAGCCCGACGACGCCGAGGACGATCAGCAGGACCGATGCGGCCTTGAAGAGGCTGAACGATTCCTTGAAGACAAGAAGCCCGATCACCGCGACGAGCGCGGTGCCAAGGCCCGCCCAGACGGCATAGGCGACACCGACGTCCAGTTCCTTCAGGACAAGGGAGAGGAGCCAGAAAGAGGTCGCATACCCCGCCACCACTCCCAGAGAGGGCAGAGGGTGGGTGAATCCGTCGGAGAGTTTGAGGCAGGTCGTGGCGCAGACCTCGATACCGACCGCACCGAGAAGGATGAATAAGGCGTTCATGCAGATCCCTGGTGTGCAACACCGCGATATAAGGGGGATGCAACTGGCAGGGTTGCAAAACATCATCTCCTCCGGGTTCCAGGAAATGACGATGACCGACGATCCGGTAGCATGCCTGAAGGCAATCGGGTGGAACGAGTACGAGGCGCGGACCTATGTCGCCCTCGTCGGCATGGGTGAGGGTACGGCCAGGACGATCTCAGAACTGAGCGGCGTCCCGCGTGGGAAAATCTATCAGATCCTGAACGCACTGGTCAGAAAAAGCTACCTCGATGTCCAGCACGGCACCCCGACGCGGTACGCGGCCGTCGCACCGGAAGAAGTCCTCGGCGCCATCAGGGACGATTTTAACCGGGATCTCAACCGGGCCACCGACGCCCTGAAGAGGATCGGCTCCGAGTACCCGCACCGGTCCCTGATCTGGTCCCTTCACTCCGAGTGGGCGATCAAAAACCGGGTCAGGCAGATGATCGACCGTGCTGAGCACGAGATCATCGTCCTCTCCGCATACCCCGAATATCTCCGCCAGTTCGCGAGCGTCCTCAAAGAGGCCGGGAAACGCTGCGACCTCTCCGTCATCGTGGACGACCGGTGGAAATTCTCCGGCATGAGGTTCCCCATCCATGAGGTTCCGGAAGCACACCAGAAGATCATCGAGAATTATGTCACGGACTACACCGCAGACGAATTCACCGTCAAGGGTGACCTCACCCTCGTCATCGACCGGCAGGAGTGGATCTCGGTGATGCGGATCGGGGAGCGACGCGAGGCGGTCACGAGCACGACCCCGGCCATGGTCAGGATGCTCATGGGCGAGGTCATCGAGATGCTGAACGCAGAAGAAGAGAGATGAGAAAACGTGGACACCGGATCTGTCCGGGGGCTCTGTAGAATTCGGCATGAACCCGCGGCTCAAGCATACGCGATGGAAATTTCTCGTCACGTGCTCTCTCTCTTTTCAAGACAGGAGAATCGGTGGGGATCGTGTTCCATCGCCGCCCCAACCTATCTTCGTCGTGGTGGGTCCGGGAGTTTCCCCCAGCACGAAGATAGGTGGCGGATTGCAGCCCCCTCTTCATGGTCATCTCTCCGCCTTCCCGTCCCAATCGCAATCCCAGGGATCCGGGGGCGGCGGCCCCTGTGCGAGTGACAGAGGAAGGCAGATCGATCAGCCGTGC
Encoded proteins:
- a CDS encoding transposase, with the protein product MVDRNGRPLSCVVSPANNHDSTLYTQTLEGFTFFGNKFKPIFISADPAYDSIKIRAYNDQNRIKSNIPINTRNTKDPENKRTVPFDPELYKKRGAIERFFSWIEAFKKIAPRHERKEESFLGLIMFACGIMIWRVLG
- a CDS encoding transposase — its product is MAFSEIDDSLWSIISDYLPPQKPPTGRPRSDLRLLMNGILFVLTTGCTWSDVPEKYGTKSTVHRFHQYLCEKSAYQAIFFDLLQRGYDLKIVDLSHCSIDTKSIPAKKGVSSDLMAIRK
- a CDS encoding ferritin, yielding MISHTMLEALNRQINRELYSAYLYLSMSAWFSDRGLPGFANWMQVQVKEEQFHAMKFYDYCIARGGRVTMLPIEAPPNEWESPLAVFEATYAHEQRVTKMINDLVDLAMAERDHATTNFLQWYVDEQVEEEANDTEIIGKLQLIGDETNGLFMLDKELGTRVFTPPTQGAP
- a CDS encoding DMT family transporter, with protein sequence MNALFILLGAVGIEVCATTCLKLSDGFTHPLPSLGVVAGYATSFWLLSLVLKELDVGVAYAVWAGLGTALVAVIGLLVFKESFSLFKAASVLLIVLGVVGLNLGGGVH
- a CDS encoding TrmB family transcriptional regulator; the protein is MTDDPVACLKAIGWNEYEARTYVALVGMGEGTARTISELSGVPRGKIYQILNALVRKSYLDVQHGTPTRYAAVAPEEVLGAIRDDFNRDLNRATDALKRIGSEYPHRSLIWSLHSEWAIKNRVRQMIDRAEHEIIVLSAYPEYLRQFASVLKEAGKRCDLSVIVDDRWKFSGMRFPIHEVPEAHQKIIENYVTDYTADEFTVKGDLTLVIDRQEWISVMRIGERREAVTSTTPAMVRMLMGEVIEMLNAEEER